GGAATTGTACGGGGAATGCGAACCATGTTATCCTAATCAAGGATTGATCAAGAAGCCAGAAAAAACAAACGGACTTGCTTCTCAGATCTTTCTGGAATTGAAAATAATTAGGAACAGGAACTGAGTTTGTTTATACTCGTTTTATGATTTGGATTGTCTCGTCTTCATTTCTTTTTTGTGAGTGCTTGATGTTATTGACGATAAGATTCACCGTGAGCACAATCGTGCTAATGCTTCTCTCGCTGTTTTTTACCGAGTCTCTCTTCACCGAGGAACCAAAACGCGCGCGCCCGGAGAAATGGGCAACGCCACTTAAAGTGGAAGGTGTGCCGAATCTGTATCGAGTGAGCGATAACCTGTACCGCAGCGCACAGCCGACGGCGGAGGGGATGCGGAATCTGAAAAAGATGGGCATTGAAACGGTTGTCAATCTGCGGTCGTTTCATTCGGATCGGGATGAAATCGGAAATACCGGGCTGGGATACGAACACATCTACATGAAAGCCTGGCATCCGGAACGAAAAGAAATCGTCCGCTTCCTGCAACTGGTGACGAACTCAAAACGGACGCCGGTGCTGGTTCATTGTCAGCATGGAGCTGACCGCACAGGAACAATGTGCGTGTTCTATCGGGTGGCCGTGGAAGGCTGGACCAAAGAAGACGCATTGCGTGAGATGACTGGAGGCGGTTATGGATTCCACAAAGTCTGGCGCAATCTCCCGAAGTGGATTGTGGACATCGACGTGAATTCAATCAAACAGGAT
This genomic interval from Gimesia alba contains the following:
- a CDS encoding fused DSP-PTPase phosphatase/NAD kinase-like protein, whose product is MLLSLFFTESLFTEEPKRARPEKWATPLKVEGVPNLYRVSDNLYRSAQPTAEGMRNLKKMGIETVVNLRSFHSDRDEIGNTGLGYEHIYMKAWHPERKEIVRFLQLVTNSKRTPVLVHCQHGADRTGTMCVFYRVAVEGWTKEDALREMTGGGYGFHKVWRNLPKWIVDIDVNSIKQDAGIKASQKTESSKTE